Part of the Spiroplasma sp. BIUS-1 genome, GCAAACATTAAACCAATTATTGGTTGAAATGGATGGTTTTGGTTCAAACTCAGGAGTTATTGTTATGGCAGCAACTAACAGAGTTGACGTTTTAGATAGCGCCTTATTAAGACCAGGAAGATTTGATAGAACTATTCAAATTTCTCTACCAGACATTAGAGAAAGAGAAGATATTTTAAAACTTCATGCAAGAAACAAATCAGTTTCTCCTGAAATTGATTGAAAACGTATTGCAGAAAGAACGCCTGGTTTCTCAGGTGCTCAACTAGAAAACGTTCTTAACGAAGCTGCAATTCTTGTTGTTAGAGATAAAAGAAAAATGATCACAATAACAGATATCGATGAAGCAATCGATAGAGTTGTTGGTGGACCTGCTAAAAAATCTAGAGCAATGACTCTTCAAGATAAACAAATTGTTTCTTATCATGAAGCTGGACATGCATTGATGGGATTGAAATTGGAATCTGCATCAAAAGTTCAAAAAGTTACAATCATACCAAGGGGTAATGCTGGTGGATACACAATCATGACTCCAAAAGATGAATCTAACTTCTCATCAAAAGAAGATCTATTTGCATCAATTGCTGGATACCTTGGAGGTAGAGCGGCTGAAGAAATAATGTTTGGTAAAAACAAAATTACTACTGGTGCACATGATGACTTAGATAAAGCAACAAATATTGCAAGAAGAATGGTTACTCAGTTTGGTATGTCTTCTTTAGGACTTACAAAATATTTAACAATGCAAGAAGAATCATATGGACAAACAAAAGGTGTTTATTCAGATGAAGTTGCATTCAAAATCGACAGTGAGATAAATACAATATTAGAACAATGTTATAAAACTGCAGTTGAAACAATCAACAAACATAAAGATGTTTTAGAATTAATTGCAGAATCACTAAGAGTTTTAGAAACAATTACTGCTGAACAAATTGATTACATTGATAAATTTAATCAATTACCAAAAGAAGTTGTTGAAGAAAAAAACAGAAAAGACATTGAAAATAAAAAAATCGAGTCAGGTGAAATTTTAGAATTTGAACCAGATGAAGAAGAAAAATAAAAACACTTTCTAAAAGTGTTTTTTTTATTCCTAAACAAGTATAATAAGAAAAGTTAAATTTTTAAGGAGAATAAAAACATGGATATGGAAATCAGAGCTTTAAGTGAAAAGCATAACGTTAAAATTTCAATAGTAGATATAAGTGAAGGGTATAATGAAATTGCAAAATTGCAAGGAACTAACCCACTTACATCAGTTGCCTTGGGAAGAACTATAATAAACAATGCTTTATTAAGTTTATCTATAAAAGACGGAAACAAAATGACAACAAATATAAATGGTATGGGATTAGGTGGATCAATTATAGCTGAATTCCAAGATAAAAAATTTAGAGGTTACATTCAAGTTCCAAATTTTGAAATTGAAAAGATAGAAGAAGATAAAGGAAGTCCTTTATCACAAGTTGTTGGTAAACAAGGTTTCTTACAAATCTCAAGAGATAATGGTGGAACAGAACCATATACTTCAAGAGTTGAAATTGTTTCTGGAGAAGTTAATTTAGATTTTATGTATTACTTACAACAAAGTGATCAAGTTAATTCTCTAATCAGTTCAACTGTAGAAATAGCAGAAGATGGAAGTATTAAAAAAGCTTGTGGAATTATAATACAAATGTTACCTGGATTCAGTGATGATGACATTGATTTCATTGAGGAAAAAGTTGGATCATTAGACCATCTTGTTAAAACACTTACAGGAACAACAAATTATGAATCATTAATAAAAGATATTTGTGATGATGCAAAAATTCTTGGTGTTGGTGAATTAAAATTCGAATGTACTTGTAACATGGAAAAAGTTATTTCATCTGTAAAAATGTTAGGTGAAGATGACATTAAAAAAATCATTGAAGAAGGAGAAGTTGTAGAGGTAGTTTGCGACTTTTGTAAGAAACAATATAATGTTAAACCAGAAGAACTTGCTAAATAATTTATGCTAAAATTATATTGGTGTATTTAAGTTCTATATTAAGGAGAATTAATATGGAAGAAAAAGATTTACAACAACCTATCGAAACGGTTGAAGGTGAATTAAAACAACCTAAACAAAAGGTTGTAAAAGAAAAGTCAGCTAAAAATAGTAAAAGCACTGCTGACAGTTCAACTCCTCGTGTAAGAGAATTTGAACACATTCAGTTACCAGAAGTAACTGAAGAAGGTGTTAAAGGATTAAAACAAAAAAATAAAATCCAAAAACAAATGACTTCTAAATATTCAAAAGAAATTTTAGAGGGAAAAATAATTTCTACAACAGGTAACAAACCTGATATAGAAAAAAATGTTATTGAGTTATACAACGTAAAAAGATGATATGTAACTGGAGATATGTTAACTCCTGTGTTGCGTGGTGTGGACTTGAAACTTGAAAAGGGTAAATTTATCGTAATCTTAGGACCATCTGGTTCAGGAAAAACAACTTTATTAAATACAATCTCAGGATTGGATAAAACATCAGAGGGTGATGTTTTCGTTCTAGGTAATAACTTGTCTTTATTAAAAGACTCACACTTAACAAAATTCCGTAGAGAAAATGTTGGATTCATTTTCCAACAATATAACCTACTTTCAAACTTAACTGCAAAAGAAAACGCAGAAGTTGGGGAAAACTTAAGTAAATCAAAAGAAAATAAAATGTCAATTGAAGAAATTTTTAAAACAATTGGTATGGAAGAACAAATGAATAAATATCCACATCAAATGTCAGGGGGACAACAACAAAGGGTTTCTATTGCAAGAGCATTAGCAAAGAA contains:
- the ftsH gene encoding ATP-dependent zinc metalloprotease FtsH: MKKMKKKKSIWLWVLFIVMIIVIGLVIWQFIAGTADHLTYEQFQSYLGNDAILTSRTSQKIYNGVHVISGIYTNGDGVARKFILTMDNQMYGEAMASNTAFQSFMQSIQTIADANSPFINLLISLLPMVILIGFYIWIFSSMSKGGMGGGMFGPGKSTRPREIKSDVKFTDVAGINEEKTELVELVDYLKNPNKYAQMGARVPKGVLMEGPPGTGKTLLAKAVAGEAGVAFFSMAGSEFEEMFVGLGASRVRDLFSDAKKAAPCIIFIDEIDAVGRKRSGGMGASTNEQTLNQLLVEMDGFGSNSGVIVMAATNRVDVLDSALLRPGRFDRTIQISLPDIREREDILKLHARNKSVSPEIDWKRIAERTPGFSGAQLENVLNEAAILVVRDKRKMITITDIDEAIDRVVGGPAKKSRAMTLQDKQIVSYHEAGHALMGLKLESASKVQKVTIIPRGNAGGYTIMTPKDESNFSSKEDLFASIAGYLGGRAAEEIMFGKNKITTGAHDDLDKATNIARRMVTQFGMSSLGLTKYLTMQEESYGQTKGVYSDEVAFKIDSEINTILEQCYKTAVETINKHKDVLELIAESLRVLETITAEQIDYIDKFNQLPKEVVEEKNRKDIENKKIESGEILEFEPDEEEK
- a CDS encoding ABC transporter ATP-binding protein, whose product is MEEKDLQQPIETVEGELKQPKQKVVKEKSAKNSKSTADSSTPRVREFEHIQLPEVTEEGVKGLKQKNKIQKQMTSKYSKEILEGKIISTTGNKPDIEKNVIELYNVKRWYVTGDMLTPVLRGVDLKLEKGKFIVILGPSGSGKTTLLNTISGLDKTSEGDVFVLGNNLSLLKDSHLTKFRRENVGFIFQQYNLLSNLTAKENAEVGENLSKSKENKMSIEEIFKTIGMEEQMNKYPHQMSGGQQQRVSIARALAKNPEILFGDEPTGALDEEMGRKVLDILVEVKEKYNTTVIIVTHNPNISEIGDTVIHVRNGLIDEIKHNAKPKKPSEIDWS
- a CDS encoding Hsp33 family molecular chaperone HslO; this encodes MDMEIRALSEKHNVKISIVDISEGYNEIAKLQGTNPLTSVALGRTIINNALLSLSIKDGNKMTTNINGMGLGGSIIAEFQDKKFRGYIQVPNFEIEKIEEDKGSPLSQVVGKQGFLQISRDNGGTEPYTSRVEIVSGEVNLDFMYYLQQSDQVNSLISSTVEIAEDGSIKKACGIIIQMLPGFSDDDIDFIEEKVGSLDHLVKTLTGTTNYESLIKDICDDAKILGVGELKFECTCNMEKVISSVKMLGEDDIKKIIEEGEVVEVVCDFCKKQYNVKPEELAK